One genomic segment of Euzebya sp. includes these proteins:
- the sepH gene encoding septation protein SepH, whose translation MQPLELVGYTADLSALVLARPDTGERFRVPVSSGLVATLVELLETTGDDDRRALLDGVLDGGDGRGPAPDAPSVAAALVALGRVAAAPPPAPPPVADSERSRLTPSEIQRMLRAGKPPETVADQAGVSLDWVLRWNQPIAAEQRKVITSVRGGRQERPGFGMSDDLIGDAVRTNLLERDVDADDESVQWTAARPEGRPYWTVTLRYADGDGTRRATWRYDIGTGRVTPRDDLALELGWTTPVTHPSPGRLHHGQPEDDPPPPPRAAPTPPPARPPLRWEPPTPPASRRA comes from the coding sequence ATGCAGCCACTGGAGCTCGTCGGCTACACCGCGGACCTCTCTGCGCTGGTGCTGGCCCGACCCGACACCGGGGAGCGCTTCAGGGTGCCGGTGTCGAGCGGGCTGGTCGCCACGCTCGTCGAGCTGCTCGAGACGACCGGCGACGACGACCGGCGCGCGCTGCTCGACGGCGTGCTGGACGGCGGTGACGGGCGGGGACCGGCACCTGACGCGCCCTCGGTCGCGGCGGCGCTGGTCGCGCTCGGCCGGGTGGCGGCGGCCCCCCCGCCGGCGCCTCCGCCGGTCGCCGACTCCGAGCGCTCCCGCCTGACGCCGTCGGAGATCCAGCGGATGCTCCGCGCCGGCAAACCGCCGGAGACCGTCGCCGACCAGGCCGGCGTGTCCCTCGACTGGGTGCTCCGCTGGAACCAGCCGATCGCCGCGGAGCAGCGCAAGGTGATCACGTCGGTCCGGGGCGGCCGCCAGGAGCGGCCCGGGTTCGGCATGTCCGACGACCTGATCGGCGACGCCGTGCGGACGAACCTCCTCGAGCGCGACGTCGACGCCGACGACGAGTCGGTGCAGTGGACCGCCGCCCGACCCGAGGGGCGGCCGTACTGGACGGTCACGCTGCGCTACGCCGACGGGGACGGCACCCGTCGGGCCACGTGGCGCTACGACATCGGGACCGGACGGGTGACGCCGCGGGACGACCTCGCGCTCGAGCTCGGCTGGACGACGCCGGTCACCCACCCCTCGCCGGGCCGGCTGCACCACGGCCAACCCGAGGATGACCCACCCCCGCCGCCGCGGGCAGCCCCGACGCCACCGCCCGCGCGCCCGCCCCTCAGGTGGGAGCCACCGACCCCGCCGGCCAGCCGACGGGCGTGA
- a CDS encoding response regulator, producing the protein MTATTPASTVLLIEDSPSDAVLIHSHLALVDGWVVLHATTLSAGLAILGHTEVHAVLLDLGLPDTDRLEGLRRLREAHNVPVVVLTGHRETDFGADALRHGAQDFLSKDDVDAAALDRSLRYARERHEHAIALTRAQLRLSQYARAVAHDIRTPLATIRGFAELIKVEEQGRGAPESRVAAFADRITAATRRLTTMTSDLLVDAESVSGDVPVDLTATARWAVELLTNELEQADADVTVLHLPTVVGHRATLRRVFTNLIANAIHHVDVRPLRIRIVGESHEDGSWDVVVEDNGTRVDADLVARGAPLDPDALQPTGGHGHGLRAVASTVIEHDGSTWLSTTADGGLRIAMRFPRSRVQGGGQP; encoded by the coding sequence ATGACGGCCACCACCCCGGCCTCGACGGTGCTGCTGATCGAGGACTCGCCGAGCGACGCGGTCCTGATCCACAGCCACCTCGCACTGGTGGACGGGTGGGTGGTGCTGCACGCGACGACGTTGTCCGCGGGGCTCGCGATCCTCGGGCACACCGAGGTCCACGCGGTGCTGCTCGACCTCGGGCTGCCCGACACCGACCGGCTCGAGGGGCTGCGCCGCCTCCGGGAGGCCCACAACGTGCCGGTCGTGGTCCTGACCGGGCACCGCGAGACCGACTTCGGCGCCGACGCCCTGCGCCACGGCGCGCAGGACTTCCTGTCGAAGGACGACGTCGATGCGGCGGCCCTCGACCGCTCGCTGCGCTACGCCCGCGAGCGCCACGAGCACGCGATCGCGCTGACCCGCGCCCAACTGCGGCTCAGCCAGTACGCGCGCGCCGTGGCCCACGACATCCGCACCCCGCTCGCGACCATCCGCGGGTTCGCCGAGCTGATCAAGGTCGAGGAGCAGGGCAGGGGCGCGCCGGAGTCCCGCGTCGCCGCGTTCGCCGACCGGATCACCGCCGCCACCCGGCGGCTGACGACGATGACCAGCGACCTGTTGGTCGACGCCGAGTCGGTCAGCGGTGACGTGCCGGTGGACCTGACCGCCACCGCCCGCTGGGCCGTCGAGCTCCTGACCAACGAGCTCGAGCAGGCCGACGCCGACGTCACCGTGCTGCACCTCCCCACCGTGGTGGGGCACCGCGCGACCCTCCGCCGGGTCTTCACCAACCTGATCGCGAACGCCATCCACCACGTCGACGTCCGCCCGCTGCGCATCCGGATCGTGGGGGAGTCCCACGAGGACGGCTCGTGGGACGTCGTGGTGGAGGACAACGGCACCCGCGTCGACGCCGACCTCGTCGCCCGGGGGGCGCCGCTCGACCCGGACGCGCTGCAGCCCACCGGCGGCCACGGCCACGGGCTCCGGGCGGTCGCGTCGACGGTCATCGAGCACGACGGCTCGACCTGGCTGTCGACCACCGCCGACGGGGGGCTCCGGATCGCCATGCGGTTCCCGCGCAGCCGCGTCCAGGGCGGTGGTCAGCCGTGA
- a CDS encoding ABC transporter permease, producing MSETRREDSEGAGPTTQAGDAEHASALIDQHPTKPGEAITAQPLPEATEVGDRSSLWGDAWRQLRRDPIFIASAILIAIFVLMAIIPQAFTFWIGGEDCAGTSRTTGEACWQDPEYAELGRSAESPSSEHPFGFDVQGRDQVTRIIYGARNSIAIGVSVTVGAIVIALALGSLAGYLGKGFDAVTSRITDIFFAIPVTLAGIAFLNILPNRGIPEVAGVLIAFGWPTMMRIVRSQVISEKEREYVLAARALGSGDIRIITRHILPNSLAPVIVYATIFIGVIISAEATLSFLGVGLQLPAISWGLMVSEAQSRLLQAPHLLLFPGIFISLTVFSFILMGDALRDALDPRLR from the coding sequence ATGAGTGAGACCCGTCGAGAGGACTCCGAGGGCGCGGGCCCCACGACCCAGGCCGGCGACGCCGAGCACGCGAGCGCGCTCATCGACCAGCACCCCACCAAGCCGGGCGAGGCGATCACCGCCCAGCCGCTGCCCGAGGCGACGGAGGTGGGCGACCGCTCCAGCCTGTGGGGCGATGCGTGGCGCCAGCTGCGCCGCGACCCGATCTTCATCGCCTCGGCGATCCTGATCGCCATCTTCGTCCTGATGGCGATCATCCCCCAGGCGTTCACCTTCTGGATCGGCGGCGAGGACTGCGCCGGCACCAGCCGGACCACCGGCGAGGCGTGCTGGCAGGACCCCGAGTACGCCGAGCTCGGCCGCAGCGCCGAGTCGCCCAGCTCCGAGCACCCCTTCGGCTTCGACGTCCAGGGCCGCGACCAGGTCACCCGCATCATCTACGGCGCGCGGAACTCGATCGCGATCGGCGTGTCGGTGACCGTCGGCGCGATCGTGATCGCGCTGGCCCTCGGGTCCCTCGCCGGGTACCTCGGCAAGGGCTTCGACGCGGTGACGTCGCGCATCACCGACATCTTCTTCGCGATCCCGGTGACGCTCGCGGGCATCGCGTTCCTCAACATCCTCCCGAACCGCGGGATCCCCGAGGTCGCCGGGGTGCTGATCGCGTTCGGCTGGCCGACGATGATGCGCATCGTCAGGTCCCAGGTGATCAGCGAGAAGGAGCGCGAGTACGTCCTCGCCGCCCGGGCGCTCGGCTCAGGCGACATCCGCATCATCACCCGGCACATCCTCCCGAACTCCCTCGCCCCGGTGATCGTCTACGCGACGATCTTCATCGGCGTGATCATCTCGGCGGAGGCGACCCTGTCGTTCCTCGGCGTCGGGCTGCAGCTGCCGGCGATCTCCTGGGGGCTGATGGTGTCCGAAGCCCAGAGCCGCCTGCTGCAGGCCCCGCACCTGCTGCTGTTCCCGGGCATCTTCATCTCCCTGACCGTCTTCAGCTTCATCCTGATGGGCGACGCGCTCCGCGACGCACTCGACCCGAGGCTCCGCTGA
- a CDS encoding ABC transporter ATP-binding protein yields MTQPPAAATDTVIRAVDVVKHYPIRQGIVFKKTIGHVRAVDGVNFELRRGETLGLVGESGCGKSTLSRTLLRLEEPTAGEAWFEDQNIFELSKTELRRLRRRMQIIFQDPYASLNPRMTVGDIVGEAYEIHKVEGAKDTKGKRKKVRELLDRVGLNPDYENRYPHQFSGGQRQRIGVARALALNPDVIILDEPVSALDVSVQAQVVNLLEDIQDEFGLSYIFIAHDLSVVRHICDRVAVMYLGKIVEIGDEFQIYEEPTHPYTQALLSAVPVPDPNVSEKRERIVLQGDVPNPANPPSGCNFRTRCWKAEEKCAEEEPDLLDRFGHGHPSACHFAEKMEHVLGSVSDPDAPAQEY; encoded by the coding sequence ATGACCCAGCCCCCGGCGGCGGCGACCGACACCGTCATCCGGGCGGTCGACGTGGTGAAGCACTACCCGATCCGCCAGGGCATCGTCTTCAAGAAGACCATCGGCCACGTCCGCGCCGTCGACGGGGTCAACTTCGAGCTGCGGCGCGGTGAGACCCTCGGCCTGGTGGGGGAGTCCGGGTGCGGCAAGTCGACGCTGTCCCGGACCCTGCTGCGGCTGGAGGAACCGACCGCCGGCGAGGCCTGGTTCGAGGACCAGAACATCTTCGAGCTGTCGAAGACCGAGCTGCGCCGCCTCCGCCGCCGCATGCAGATCATCTTCCAGGACCCCTACGCGTCCCTGAACCCCCGCATGACCGTCGGCGACATCGTCGGCGAGGCCTACGAGATCCACAAGGTGGAGGGGGCGAAGGACACCAAGGGCAAGCGGAAGAAGGTCCGCGAGCTGCTCGACCGCGTCGGGCTGAACCCCGACTACGAGAACCGGTACCCGCACCAGTTCTCCGGCGGGCAGCGCCAGCGCATCGGCGTCGCGCGGGCCCTCGCGCTGAACCCGGACGTGATCATCCTCGACGAGCCGGTCAGCGCCCTCGACGTGTCGGTCCAGGCCCAGGTCGTCAACCTGCTCGAGGACATCCAGGACGAGTTCGGCCTGTCCTACATCTTCATCGCCCACGACCTGTCGGTGGTCCGCCACATCTGCGACCGCGTCGCGGTGATGTACCTCGGCAAGATCGTCGAGATCGGCGACGAGTTCCAGATCTACGAGGAGCCGACGCACCCCTACACCCAGGCGCTCCTCAGCGCCGTCCCGGTGCCGGACCCGAACGTCAGCGAGAAGCGCGAGCGGATCGTCCTGCAGGGCGACGTGCCCAACCCCGCCAACCCGCCCAGCGGCTGCAACTTCCGGACCCGCTGCTGGAAGGCGGAGGAGAAGTGCGCCGAGGAGGAGCCGGACCTGCTCGACCGGTTCGGCCACGGCCACCCGTCGGCGTGCCACTTCGCCGAGAAGATGGAGCACGTCCTCGGCTCGGTGTCCGACCCCGACGCGCCGGCCCAGGAGTACTGA
- a CDS encoding deoxyribodipyrimidine photo-lyase has product MRTDVMWFRRDLRLADNPALTAAATAEHLVCAFVLDERILRSPRMSAARVTYLRQALVDLDDRLAAAGNRLVVLEGDPATTLVDLARAVGAAAVHATTDHTPFATARDEAVRTALEAVEVPLESHDGTAIVRPATVLTGSGSPYQVFTPFHRAWKDARHDDPLPVPALPPAPDGVPDGVDATDHPLLAADPLDEPWPDGGEGPARDRLDAWLADGVDDYDDQRDVLAANGTSRLSADLHLGCLSAREAWSRLDRRRTGQSTFATELAWRDFYLHVMAAWPEAARTAFRPEYRDLPWHDDPEGLQAWTEGQTGYPVVDAAMRQLRRMGWMHNRARMIVASFLCKDLLIDWREGEAHFLAHLVDGDIANNNGGWQWAAGTGTDAQPFFRIFNPVSQGRRFDPDGDYVRTYVPELRDVPAPAIHSPWTLSKDDQDRYGVVIGQDYPAPIVDHAEARDRALAWYESNRR; this is encoded by the coding sequence GTGCGCACCGACGTCATGTGGTTCCGGCGCGACCTGCGCCTGGCCGACAACCCGGCGCTCACCGCCGCCGCGACCGCCGAGCACCTGGTCTGCGCGTTCGTCCTCGACGAGCGGATCCTCCGGTCGCCGCGGATGTCGGCGGCCCGGGTGACCTACCTGCGCCAGGCCCTCGTCGACCTCGACGACCGGCTGGCCGCCGCCGGGAACCGGCTCGTCGTGCTCGAGGGGGACCCCGCGACGACCCTGGTGGACCTCGCCCGCGCCGTCGGCGCCGCGGCGGTCCACGCCACGACCGACCACACCCCCTTCGCCACGGCCCGCGACGAGGCGGTCCGGACCGCCCTCGAGGCCGTCGAGGTGCCGCTCGAGTCGCACGACGGGACGGCCATCGTGCGGCCGGCGACGGTCCTGACGGGATCCGGCTCGCCCTACCAGGTGTTCACGCCGTTCCACCGGGCGTGGAAGGACGCCCGCCACGACGATCCGCTGCCAGTCCCGGCCCTGCCACCGGCTCCCGACGGCGTCCCGGACGGGGTCGACGCCACCGACCACCCGCTCCTGGCGGCCGACCCCCTGGACGAGCCCTGGCCCGACGGCGGCGAGGGCCCCGCCCGCGATCGGCTCGACGCGTGGCTGGCCGACGGGGTCGACGACTACGACGACCAGCGCGACGTCCTGGCCGCGAACGGCACGAGCCGCCTGTCCGCGGACCTCCACCTCGGCTGCCTCTCCGCCCGCGAGGCCTGGAGCCGGCTGGACCGCCGCCGCACCGGGCAGTCCACCTTCGCGACCGAGCTCGCGTGGCGAGACTTCTACCTCCACGTCATGGCCGCGTGGCCGGAGGCCGCGCGCACGGCGTTCCGCCCGGAGTACCGGGACCTGCCGTGGCACGACGACCCCGAGGGCCTGCAAGCGTGGACGGAGGGCCAGACCGGCTACCCCGTCGTCGACGCCGCGATGCGCCAACTGCGCCGGATGGGCTGGATGCACAACCGGGCGCGCATGATCGTCGCGTCGTTCCTGTGCAAGGACCTGCTCATCGACTGGCGGGAGGGTGAGGCGCACTTCCTCGCCCACCTCGTCGACGGCGACATCGCGAACAACAACGGCGGCTGGCAGTGGGCCGCCGGCACGGGCACCGACGCCCAGCCGTTCTTCCGGATCTTCAACCCGGTGAGCCAGGGACGGCGGTTCGACCCCGACGGTGACTACGTCCGCACCTACGTCCCCGAGCTCCGCGACGTCCCCGCGCCGGCGATCCACAGCCCGTGGACGCTGTCGAAGGACGACCAGGACCGCTACGGCGTCGTGATCGGCCAGGACTACCCCGCGCCGATCGTCGACCACGCCGAGGCCCGGGACCGCGCGCTGGCCTGGTACGAGTCGAACCGCCGCTGA
- a CDS encoding DEDD exonuclease domain-containing protein: MFQPTLSDLGQPLADTTFVVVDLETTGGSPERDRITEIGAVKILGGELQGELASLVDPGRAVPTEITVLTGISDRMVEGRPPVSAVLPSFLEFARGAALVAHNARFDVGFLNAELSRLGYPRLDHPVVCTAQLARRLVDDEVRNRRLGTLARHFRSGTVPVHRALADARATVDVFHGLLERAGTFGVVTLEDLIAFSRVRNMPVFTSRRQMADDLPSTPGVYRFTSASGEVLYVGKATDLRARVRQYFGTDTRRRVRQLVEESARVDHTTTPTAVEAEIIEAREIRAARPRFNRRGKRVATPVWLALTTDAYPRLSVVRTAPRGDRVALGPLPSRQVADDIADAVCDALPIRRCTTRMAADTRFGACALAEMGRCLAPCVGGVDPDGYAVTADAVAAVLGGDVTPALEALRRRMAARAADGRFEEAAQARDRLDVLTGWVTRSRRDLALRTAGTVAASRPVVGGRREVLVQRAGWLLGTAVTDPGDVGAAVADLAARPSPEGTAPPDELAILQRWLAGAAVRVEQADEGLAWPVAGGADLERTRRQLTAAKARTGRPAPHLAAKRLVRG, from the coding sequence GTGTTCCAGCCGACGCTCTCCGACCTGGGTCAGCCCCTGGCCGACACCACGTTCGTCGTCGTCGACCTCGAGACGACCGGCGGGTCGCCCGAACGCGACCGCATCACCGAGATCGGCGCGGTGAAGATCCTCGGCGGCGAGCTGCAGGGCGAGCTCGCGTCGCTCGTCGACCCGGGCCGTGCGGTCCCGACCGAGATCACCGTGCTGACGGGCATCAGCGACCGCATGGTGGAGGGTCGACCGCCGGTCTCCGCCGTCCTGCCGTCGTTCCTCGAGTTCGCGCGAGGCGCGGCGCTGGTCGCCCACAACGCCCGCTTCGACGTCGGCTTCCTCAACGCCGAGCTGTCCCGACTGGGCTACCCGCGCTTGGACCACCCCGTGGTCTGCACCGCCCAGCTCGCCCGGCGGCTGGTCGACGACGAGGTCCGCAACCGCCGGCTCGGCACCCTGGCCCGCCACTTCCGCTCCGGCACCGTCCCGGTCCACCGGGCCCTGGCGGACGCCCGCGCCACCGTCGACGTGTTCCACGGCCTGCTCGAGCGCGCCGGCACGTTCGGCGTCGTCACGCTCGAGGACCTGATCGCCTTCAGCCGGGTCCGGAACATGCCGGTGTTCACCTCCCGGCGCCAGATGGCGGACGACCTGCCGAGCACCCCGGGCGTGTACCGGTTCACGTCGGCGTCCGGCGAGGTGCTGTACGTCGGCAAGGCCACCGACCTCCGCGCGCGGGTGCGCCAGTACTTCGGCACCGACACCCGGCGGCGCGTCCGACAGCTGGTGGAGGAGTCCGCCCGCGTGGACCACACCACCACGCCGACCGCGGTCGAGGCGGAGATCATCGAGGCCCGCGAGATCCGCGCCGCCCGGCCCCGGTTCAACCGTCGCGGCAAGCGGGTCGCCACGCCGGTGTGGCTGGCCCTGACGACGGACGCGTACCCGCGGCTCTCGGTCGTCCGCACCGCACCTCGCGGCGACCGGGTGGCCCTCGGGCCCCTCCCCTCCCGCCAGGTCGCCGACGACATCGCCGACGCCGTCTGCGACGCGCTGCCCATCCGGCGCTGCACCACGCGGATGGCGGCGGACACGCGCTTCGGCGCCTGCGCGCTCGCGGAGATGGGGCGTTGCCTCGCTCCCTGCGTCGGCGGCGTCGACCCCGACGGCTACGCGGTGACCGCCGACGCGGTGGCGGCGGTCCTCGGCGGCGACGTGACCCCGGCGCTCGAGGCGCTGCGACGCCGCATGGCCGCGCGGGCGGCCGATGGCCGCTTCGAGGAGGCCGCGCAGGCCCGCGACCGCCTCGACGTGCTCACGGGCTGGGTGACGCGCAGCCGGCGGGACCTCGCGCTGCGGACGGCGGGGACCGTCGCGGCGTCGCGCCCGGTCGTCGGGGGGCGGCGGGAGGTGCTGGTCCAGCGGGCCGGCTGGCTCCTCGGCACCGCGGTCACCGACCCCGGCGACGTCGGGGCCGCGGTGGCGGACCTGGCAGCGCGCCCGTCACCGGAGGGCACCGCCCCGCCGGACGAGCTCGCGATCCTCCAGCGCTGGCTGGCGGGGGCCGCGGTGCGGGTCGAGCAGGCCGACGAGGGGCTGGCCTGGCCCGTCGCCGGCGGCGCCGACCTCGAGCGCACCCGCCGGCAGCTCACGGCCGCGAAGGCGCGCACCGGACGGCCAGCTCCCCACCTGGCCGCCAAGCGGCTCGTGCGGGGGTGA
- a CDS encoding ABC transporter ATP-binding protein, with amino-acid sequence MSTTTSDRFTDASKWEGSEIGGRPVDPTAPLLAVDKLSVEFRTDRGVVNAVNELSYELNAGETVAILGESGSGKSVSAQAVMGILDSPPGFVTNGTVKFRGVDLLTLPERERRAIRGNRIAMIFQDALTALNPVYTVGWQISEMFKVHQGMKKKEARERTIELLDLVGIPTARDRFDAYPHEFSGGMRQRVMIAMSLALDPDVLIADEPTTALDVTVQAQVMGLLAELQERYKMGLILITHDLGVVADVADRVVVMYAGREVEKATAKELYAQPLHPYTAGLMNSIPRADRSGQRLDPIVGQPPDLAHIPPACPFHPRCPMFRQGHCDVEMPAFRELAPGRFSACHYAEELYQT; translated from the coding sequence ATGAGCACCACCACATCCGACCGCTTCACCGACGCGAGCAAGTGGGAGGGGTCAGAGATCGGCGGGCGTCCCGTCGACCCCACCGCGCCCCTCCTCGCCGTCGACAAGCTGAGCGTCGAGTTCCGCACCGACCGCGGTGTCGTGAACGCCGTCAACGAGCTGTCCTACGAGCTGAACGCGGGTGAGACCGTCGCGATCCTCGGCGAGTCCGGGTCGGGGAAGTCCGTCAGCGCGCAGGCCGTGATGGGCATCCTCGACAGCCCGCCCGGGTTCGTCACCAACGGCACGGTCAAGTTCCGCGGCGTGGACCTGCTGACCCTCCCCGAGCGGGAACGGCGGGCCATCCGCGGCAACCGCATCGCGATGATCTTCCAGGACGCCCTGACGGCCCTGAACCCCGTGTACACGGTGGGCTGGCAGATCTCGGAGATGTTCAAGGTCCACCAGGGCATGAAGAAGAAGGAGGCGCGGGAGCGGACGATCGAGCTGCTCGACCTCGTCGGCATCCCCACGGCTCGCGACCGCTTCGACGCCTACCCCCACGAGTTCTCCGGCGGCATGCGCCAGCGCGTGATGATCGCCATGTCCCTGGCGCTCGACCCCGACGTGCTGATCGCCGACGAGCCCACGACCGCGCTCGACGTGACGGTCCAGGCCCAGGTCATGGGGCTGCTCGCCGAGCTGCAGGAGCGCTACAAGATGGGGCTCATCCTCATCACCCACGACCTCGGCGTCGTCGCCGACGTCGCCGACCGGGTGGTGGTGATGTACGCCGGCAGGGAGGTCGAGAAGGCCACGGCGAAGGAGCTGTACGCCCAGCCGCTGCACCCGTACACGGCCGGGTTGATGAACTCCATCCCGCGCGCGGACCGGTCCGGCCAGCGGCTCGACCCCATCGTCGGGCAGCCGCCGGACCTCGCGCACATCCCGCCGGCGTGCCCGTTCCACCCGCGCTGCCCGATGTTCCGGCAGGGCCACTGCGACGTGGAGATGCCCGCCTTCCGCGAGCTGGCCCCCGGCCGGTTCAGCGCCTGCCACTACGCCGAGGAGCTGTACCAGACGTGA
- a CDS encoding DUF309 domain-containing protein, with the protein MDADVTIHDRDRNAEGRPENARPRDRFGAPLPRDAVDEMPDRVDPEVVCTSVDQAVRTARELFDAERFFEAHEFFEWAWKGPVTEDADRPFFKGLAQLAVGYTHTQRGNAAGATTLLQRGIDALEPFGPARHGIDVDRAAADGRRFLADLATTAPSPDLSFPRLPVAGGTAGAD; encoded by the coding sequence ATGGATGCCGACGTCACGATCCACGACCGCGACCGCAACGCAGAGGGCCGCCCCGAGAACGCCCGGCCCCGCGACCGCTTCGGAGCACCGCTGCCCCGGGACGCCGTCGACGAGATGCCCGACCGCGTCGATCCGGAGGTGGTCTGCACCAGCGTCGACCAGGCCGTCCGGACCGCCCGGGAGCTCTTCGACGCCGAGCGGTTCTTCGAGGCCCACGAGTTCTTCGAGTGGGCCTGGAAGGGGCCGGTCACCGAGGACGCCGACCGCCCGTTCTTCAAGGGGCTGGCCCAGCTCGCCGTCGGCTACACCCACACCCAGCGGGGGAACGCCGCGGGCGCCACGACGCTGCTGCAGCGCGGCATCGACGCCCTCGAGCCGTTCGGACCCGCCCGGCACGGCATCGACGTCGATCGGGCGGCGGCAGACGGTCGCCGGTTCCTCGCCGACCTGGCGACGACGGCACCCTCCCCGGACCTCTCCTTCCCCCGCCTGCCCGTGGCCGGGGGCACCGCCGGCGCCGACTAG
- a CDS encoding diguanylate cyclase domain-containing protein, producing MTRPPTSVLAVGIDARHAAQLTGDDDGITVAPVGDLPAALAAVAQQRHDCVVVDLDAIDASPADLVEAVHRADARLAVVVVGDPADDAATVAALAAGADGHLVRGHLDPVAVRRTIRGAVARKRAEPALVHRALYDPATGLLNRLALDELLPASLNRADRRGTRIGVIFVDLEGVADLDASRGDDVADAAVRAVADRLQDVARDSDLIARVGPSAFVVVCEDLSVDRSVRHLAARLEESLADPVALPDGSPASLPAQLSFASADGTTTPAELLRRSQQPSVEASGWLRR from the coding sequence GTGACCCGACCACCCACCAGCGTGCTCGCCGTCGGGATCGACGCCCGCCACGCCGCGCAGCTCACCGGCGACGACGACGGCATCACCGTCGCGCCGGTCGGCGACCTCCCAGCGGCGCTCGCCGCGGTCGCCCAGCAGCGGCACGACTGCGTCGTCGTCGACCTCGACGCGATCGACGCGTCCCCCGCCGACCTGGTCGAGGCCGTGCACCGCGCCGACGCCCGGCTCGCCGTCGTCGTGGTCGGTGATCCGGCGGACGACGCGGCGACCGTGGCGGCCCTGGCCGCCGGGGCGGACGGCCACCTGGTCCGGGGACACCTGGACCCGGTCGCCGTGCGCCGCACGATCAGGGGGGCGGTCGCCCGCAAGCGGGCGGAGCCGGCCCTCGTGCACCGCGCCCTCTACGACCCGGCGACCGGGCTGTTGAACCGGTTGGCCCTCGATGAGCTCCTGCCCGCGTCCCTCAACCGCGCCGACCGGCGCGGCACCCGGATCGGCGTGATCTTCGTGGACCTCGAGGGGGTCGCCGACCTCGACGCGTCGCGCGGCGACGACGTCGCCGACGCGGCGGTGCGGGCCGTGGCTGATCGCCTGCAGGACGTCGCCCGCGATTCGGACCTGATCGCCCGCGTCGGCCCGTCGGCCTTCGTCGTCGTCTGCGAGGACCTGTCGGTGGACCGCAGCGTCCGGCACCTCGCCGCCCGCCTGGAGGAGTCCCTGGCCGACCCGGTCGCCCTGCCCGACGGGTCGCCGGCGTCGCTCCCCGCCCAGCTCTCCTTCGCCTCCGCGGACGGCACGACCACGCCGGCGGAGCTCCTCCGCCGCTCCCAGCAGCCGTCGGTGGAGGCCAGCGGCTGGCTCCGCCGCTGA